GTCAAGTGGCGGCGACGAATCGGCTGCAAGCGCATCTAATCGATGCGTGATTTCTGGACCAGGTTACCCCCGTGCCAAAGATAGATCGCCAACAAAGGCGCGGTCTCCGTTCGCATGGCATGCGGCTCCCAGGGTGCATGAAAAATGAGCTGGCCAGGGGCGCGATAGTCCCAATCCTGATCTCCGCGCTGCCACAAAGTTGGCCCCGTCAGGGGCACGTATACTTCTCTCGCCTCATGGCTGTGCCGCGGATATTTGATTTCAGGTCCCAAAAACAAAATGCCACAGGCCATCCGATCACTGGCGATGGGACCCCGCAAGCCGATAAACTCCGTCCAACCATACCTCTCAAGAAAATCAGCACCACAATCCTGCGCTGCATAGGTTTGCCCCCAATTCAGGTGGTTTGCCAAGGAGTAAAGCATGCGAACCATAAACTCAGTTTGCTTCTCGGCTGCTGTGACGGCCGCCGGCATCCAGGAAAGAACAGGAAGAGAACGCGGACGAATAAAACGTTTCACAACAATTTCGGATGGCCAATCTGCCAGGAGGGAATTTAGCTGCGGGTTGTCAAACCCTGTAAATAAATTGCGAATCGCAGTGACAAGCAGTTTGATGTTGTTTTGATGATCAACTAACAATGTAAGAAATTTGCGACCTTAGTAGGCAGTGGGTTTTGTGTCTCTATTTGACCGCCACAACCGTGCAGGGTGCTTCCAGGATAACATACTGAGCAGTGGAGCCAAATACCAATTTTCCAACCTTTGATCTTCTTCTGACGCCGATGATAATTTCATCCACATCGTTGTCTTTTACAAATTGGACCAGGTCTTCTCCAGTCGACCGGACACTGACGATGGCTTGCGTAACACAGGGGATATTATCCGCTTTAAAGGCCGCTTTTAGCTTTTCCAGCTTGTTTTCAGCTTTATCGATATCTTCTTTTTTCAAATCAGGACCTTGTTCCAATGAAGTGATAATATGAATGTCGGCTTTAAATGCCTGCCCGTGTTTGTGGGCCACCTTGACTGCATCTTCAGCCACCTGTGAGCCGTCATAAGCCACCAGAATCTTCATGTTGTCCTCCTTCCGTAAAGTCACGTTTGGAAAAGATAAATGCTGTTTAATATCTTATCATGTGTATAAAACCGCCGGACAACTGTCAAGATATCCGATCAGGTGTTCAGCTTTTCGGTTTCAAGTTCATAGGGCATGGACCTGTTGGTCATTAGCAGGGTGATTCTGTTGGGCAAAATTGATATCACAACTTCCCATCGTGCTTATTGCAGACAGGTTTGATTGTATATCGAATACAGGAACCGCCGGACTTGGTCAGTGGCAGCCGCAATTTTATCCCACCGGCAGGTGTTAGCCGGCATGCGCCTCAGTCAGCTCTTTTTCGCCTTTGATCTTGAGCTTTTCAAGGTTTGCCAGGGTCTTGCCAGGTAAGGGCGGCACCTTGTGTGTTTCTATGATGCTTTTGACCCTTTCGGCCACTCGCTGGCTCATATCTTTTGAACCCTGCTCGCACCAAAGATCATAGGGTTGGCGTGCCATCAGGCTCGGTATCCAGAGCTCTTTGCGAAAGTGTTCGTAGGTGTGATCCTCTTGCAGAAAATGCCCCCCCGGGCCGACCTTTTCCATCACATGGCGGGCCAATGTTTCGACGGACACGTCGATACCGCGAATAAAGCGCTTGGCCATTCCAATGACTTCATCTCCTAAAACGAGCATTTCCGCAGAGCAAATCATTCCCATATCCATATAGCCCACATCGTGAATCAGGTTCAGACCAGCCAACCCCTGGGCCAGGATGGAAAAGGCGCTTTCAATGCCCGCCTGGGCATCAATGGTTTTTGAATCGGTGGAACCGGCTAGGCCCCAGGTGGGCAACCCGAATGATTGAACCACCTCAGCCTGAGCGGCCAAACCCAGACTCATTTCAGGTGCAGCAATGCTCATTGTCGAGGTGGCCATGTCAAATCCGGAAACATTGCATCCCATAACATAAGGCGTCCCAGGATTGCGCAGCTGTATGAGGATCAGGCTCATCAGGCCTTCGGCAACAGCCAGTGCCACTGTGCCGGCCAGGGTAACTGGGGCTGTAGCACCTAACTGCTGAGATGGGGCAACAACCTGGGGCAGAAAAAGATCGGCAGATAAAAACATTTTATCCACCGGTTCCTCCGGAAACACCAGTGGTGTGATAGGCTCCGGGTATGATATCATAAAAGGTTTTTCCCGCAGGGCATCCATACCGCCAGCCACCTCGGCAGCCATTTCGTACACCAGCTCACTGCCGTGAGCTGAATATCCAATAAAAACAATCGGCTTGGTAGTGTGGGTCACCGCGGCTTCGAACTCGTGCAAATCGGCCGCAATGGCCGGGACATCCTGGCTGGAACCCATGGGCATCACCCAGTCGATATGGGCCAGTGCATCAGCGACGAGGGCGCCGTGAGCAATGTCAATGACACGTGTTTCATGGATCTCACCGGTCAAAGCGTCTTTGGTGCGCGGGCTGGCAGTTGAGGTGCCGTAATAACTTTTGCGCCCCTCGACCTCCATGGCACGCTGTCCCTGCCGATCATAGATGGTAAATCCCTTAGGAACTTTTTCCAGGCACTCCTGCACAATATATTCGGGGACTTTTACAATTTCACCCCTTACCATGGCACCGGCCTGCTTGAGCATTTTACGGGCCCCTTTGTGGAGCACTTTGGCGCCGGTCTTTTCCAGGATGTCAAAGGCAGCGCGTTGAATTTCCCAGATCTGGTCATCACTGAGAACACGGAAAAATACAGACCGGTTATCTCTAAAGGACGACTGGATCATCTTAACCTCCTTAAGTTTTGAACTGCTGCGTTAATCAATTAAAAAGGAAAGAATGTGGTGGTTAGAACATTGACCTGCCGGCAGCACCGCAAACAGGTCTTGGATTCAATTGCAGGCCGGCTCAACCCTTTTAGGCCGCAGAATGCTTATGGTATTGAGGCGAATATATACCCAGTTCCGCCAGCTTCTCTGGCGTCGGCTGACCTTGAGCGTTCCAGCCCATGACATCGTAAAATTCCTGAATCATGGGTTCCATCCAGGCATGGGGTTTGGAAGGCGCCTCACCGGAGTTGTAGTCTTTTTCAAAAAACATGTCGGGCAGCCGGTCATCAGCTGCGCTGGCACCGTGTCTGAGGTTGAACAATCGTTCCAGATTGACGATTCTTTCGCCACTGACAATTAGCTTGGAAGCTTCCACCGGCCAGCCGGTTATGGCGGCCGTCAACTCAGCCTCCCCCACCAGATCATAGGCACAGATCAGACACAGCGCCGGCACCTTACACAGACCCAGGCCGTCCAGCACCGTACCCATGATACTGGACCTTCTGACCAGCTCGGCCTTACCATGAATGGATTTGAGGTCGGACGCTTTGGGAGCGCCTAGCTCTTCGGATTGCTCGTCCGGCAGCCACTTGTATTCCAGGGTGGCAAAAACATCATTAAAATCCGCTCCCCGGCTGGCAACCGCATATCCCAAAGCCGTTCCCATGATGTTATCCGGGTGGTAGCCGGCCATTTCCAGTCCTTTAACGTGGGGGGCGTAATGCTCGGCCCCGCGCCCGATCACGCGGCTTGCCCGAAGCACACCTTGTGCCAGAATCTTGCCAAAACCCCGACCCGCAGCCATCTGCCGGATCAATGTCTCCATGGCATCGCCATTGCCCCAGGCAAGATCAAGTCCACCGGTATCCTTCAACGAGATAATACCCCGCTCGAAAAGATCCATGGCAAAAGCGATAACACTGCCGGCGGAAATATTGTCAAGCCCCAGCCGCGAGCACAGATTGTCTAAAAAGACGAGCGTATCGAGGTCGCGCAAGCCACACTTGGACCCCAGCGAAAGCATGGGCTCAAATTCAGGGCGCACCGCCCGCATCCCCTTATATTTGCCGTGCTTAAATTTAATATCGGCCTTGCAGTGAACCGGGCAGCGATGGCAGCTGCGTCTGCGGGTGATCTGATCCTCTAATTTTTTGCCGTCGATTTGGCCGGCGGCTTCGAAAGTGTTTTGCCGGTAATTATGCGTTGCCAGGATTCCCAGATCATCCGCCCACTCGACATAACCGGCGCCGCCGTGTCTGGAGATGCCGGCATAATGGGGTGAATTCTGAATTTGCCAGATATAGCGTCGGACGGCTTCAGTAAATTGATCATTTGAATCAAACAAATTGCGGGATCTTTGTTTTTTGACCACAATGGCCTTCAAATTTTTGGATCCCATCACGGTACCCATACCGGTTCGTCCGGCCGCATGATCCCGATCGGACATAATGCAGCCAAACAAAGCACCATTTTCCCCGCCCGGTCCGATGGTCAGCACACTTATTTTATGGCTGCCGAGCTTGGCTTTTAAGCGCTCCTCGGTTTCCCATGTATCCAGGCCCCACAGGGATTTGGCATTGCGGATTTCGATGCTGTCACCGTCAATCAACAGGTATACAGGCCTGCTCGACCTTCCCCGTAAAATCAGGCTTTGGATGCCATTGGATCGCAAGCGGGGGCCGAAATTGCCGCCGATGTTGGAACTGCCTAAAATTCCGGTGAGCGGTGAGAGGGCATTTATATGGAGCCTGGCAGACGACGGTGCCGCTGTGCCGGTCAGCAAACCGCAAGACATCAACAAAAGATTTTCAGGGCCCCGCGGGTCGACGCCGGCCGGCAGTTGATCGTATAACACGTGGACATTGAAACCGCGCCCGCCCAGATACTTGCCGGCCAGATCCTGTGGATATTCGGCAAGCTTCCAGGTTTTGGCGGTTAAATCAACTTCCAGAGTGTTTCCCAATATGCTCATGTATCAGATAAAGCGCCTTTCGGTTCAAAAGTTACCGATGATCACCATATATCCGGCATAAAACAATTATTCTTAGAGAATTGCCAAATGCGTGTCAAGAAAGAATACGCACCTGGCCTTAAATAGTAGTTCGGCATTTAATCAGATTGTCTCAATAAATTTCTTCAAAAAAAGATAAGTTAAAAAAGACCTTAAAAAGGTTTCTTGGACTGACCGGTTTTATTGATTAGGTAAGTACTGGAGTGATGGCGTAATGAAGTGTTCAAAAAATTGATTCATTATTAGCCGATAATTCAATGAACACATACGCCAACATTCCGAAAATATATAAAGTAAGGCATTAGGGAATGGTAAAGCGATGGCGTTAATAATACTAATGTAGTTGGCCGATCTGTTTTTCTACCGCTTTGATGATCTTATCGCTGCGCATGAGCTGCTTGATGGCGGCGATGTCTGTTGAAAGGATACGATCTTTGTCAAGGTGGGAAACGGCCTTGCGGATGACTTGGTAAGCCGCCAGAGTGCCTTGGCCGGGTTTCATATTGGTAAACAAATCCAGCGCTTGGGCGGCACACAAAAGCTCGATCGCAATCACATCTTCGGTATTGCGAACAATTTCTCTGCATTTGCGTGCCGAAATAGTGCCCATCGAGACATGATCTTCTTTATTGGCTGAAGTGGGGATCGAATCAATGCTGGCCGGATGACAGAGCACTTTATTCTCGGAAACGAGGGCAGCAGCTGTATATTGTACCAGCATGAATCCGGAATTCAGTCCGCCATCATCCACCAAAAAGGCTGGCAGTCCGCTAAGTTTGGGATTGACCAGGCGCTCGATTCTCCTTTCTGAAATATCCGCCAGTTCCGCAACGGCCATTGCCAGAAAATCCATCGCCAAAGCCACCGGCTGGCCATGAAAATTGCCGCCCAGCAGAAAGGTATCGTCATCTGGAAAAATCAGCGGGTTATTTGTGGCTGAATTCATCTCGGTTTCGATGACCTGTCGGCAATAGCGGATCGCATCCCGGGTGGCGCCATGAACTTGAGGTGAGCACCTTAAGGTGTAAGCATCCTGGACGCGGCTGCAATCCTTATGGGATGTGATGATTTCGCTGTTTTGGGTCATGCGGGCCATGTTATCGGCCGCGGCCGCCTGGCCGGGATGGGGCCTGACCTCGTGAATTTTAGGATCAAATTCTGTACGGCTGCCCATTAGCACTTCCAGGCTCATGGCCGCCGTAATATCGGTCAATTTGGCCAGCCGACCGGCATCATCGACCGCCAATCCACCGATGGCCGTCATCACCTGGGTGCCGTTGACCAGCGCCAGGCCTTCGCCGGCTTCCAGTTGTAATGGCTTCAGACCGCATTTACTGAGCGCCTGTCGCCCGGTGAGCCGCTGCCCTTTGAAAGAAGCCTCTCCTTGCCCGATGAGAACCAGCGCGAGGTGGGCCAGCGGGGCCAGGTCACCGCTGGCGCCCACCGAGCCTTTTTCAGGAATAAGCGGGCACACCCCCCAATTCAAAAGCGCAACCAGCTGTTGGACGGTTGATAGCTGAATACCGGAATGACCTCTCGCCAGATCCTTGATGCGCAATGCCAGAATCGCTCTGACCGTTTCCTCATCAAAGGGTTTGCCGACACCGGCAGCATGGCTCATGAGGATATTTTTTTGAAGTTGACGCGTATCTGTTTTTGAAATCGATACATCGCTGAGGGCGCCAAATCCAGTGGTGATGCCATATATCTTTCGCTCCTCCTGTACCCAGCGCTCAATCAGATGACGGCTCTTTTGAATTTGCTTTTCAGCATCGGCAGTCAGCTGAACCTGTACACCTGACCGCGCAATGGCTATCAGATGCTCCAGGGTCATTCCTTCCACACCCAGGAATATGTTCTTCATTTTTTTCCTCATGGATTGAAGTAGATGCCGATCGCAGGATAAATTTTTATGATGACCGTTGTCAAATATTACCTTGAAACGACACTCAATACAAGCTATCCTTCGCAAAATTAAACCTTATTTAAACCACTTACCCTGTTTCTGGCCCATAGGGGTGACGTTTCCGCTTTGGGCGCCATCAAACAAATGAATTCCGATCCTCGTAATATACAAGACTTTTGCCGAATCTTTAGCATCCCGGACCTGATGAAACCATGGCTGGATCGGTTTTTTGAAAATGCAGAGATCGATCTGGTTCTGATGCTTGCCGGACGTTCCATGGGGGAAGCAGAAATTGCGCAAAAATTCAGGGGCACCGTCGAAATGGCTGGACAGGATAACCTGTCGTTTTTTTTAGAGCGCTGCTATCAGCGGGGTGTCATTAACCGAAGCAGCGACGGTTGCTACGAACCTGCCGATTTGCACACCCGCTATGATATCTGGGCCATGTTCGAAGGCTGGAAAGACATTCCTGGAAGGGTTCGTGAGCACCTCAACGCCGTTGAATGGAATTACTCGGAGCGGCACTACCAGGATAGCGTCCATCGCATGCAAAAAGGCCATCCCAGAGATCTGTCTGACATGTATGCCGAATATATCCTCCTGCAAGAAGGTGAGGCCCTGCTGGAAAGCGTCAACCACATTTATCTTCTACCCTGCAACTGCAGATCTATGAAGCAGGGCTGCAGTCAAACTGTCTATACTTGCCTGCGGTTTGAAAATGATCGCAATCTCGGCTGGGAGATTTCAACCTCCAGGGCGAAAGAAATCATGCACCTGGCCAATAGAAATGGGCTCATGCAAACCGCGGAACTGGCATTAACCAAAGAGGGCCTTATTCGCGGGGCTATTTGCAATTGCTGCGCAGACTGCTGCGTCCACCCTGACCTGGCAGAACGCTATGATGCTCGAAATATCTGGCCGCTGTCGCGCTATGTGGCGCGACATCTGACGGACCAGTGCACCGCCTGTGGCCTGTGCGCCAAACGCTGTCCGTTCAACGCCTTTACCGCCAAAGAAATTGAACCTGACCCTAATGCCCACTTGCCATCGACGAATAGAAAACGTAAAAGCATTCACCTTAACAAAGATTTGTGCCGCGGTTGCGGGGTCTGCAGCACCGGATGCCCGGTTGAGGCCATTAAGATGATCCCGTTAGACAGCTGCAATCCAGATGTTTCCCTGGTTACGCAAATCGGATGTGGACCGGCAGCTGTCTTGCGCAAAAACGATTCATAAAAGCAGCTTTATGCTTCTTGGATTACACACATACAGCCTTTATCTGCACGGCATCGGACAGGCCTGGGCCGACTTTAAACTCCCCTGGCCCCGGCAGTTGAGCACTTTTGAGCTTTTTGAGCAGGCGGTTCGCTGGGGTCTTGACGGTCTGCATTTAGATGACGGGGTTCTCGAAAATCTGGAAACTTCTTATCTCACAGAAGTCGGTGCGGCGGCTCGCGAGCACAATCTCTACCTTGAATACAATTTTTCCATGGACCTTGGTGGTCAGGGGATTGGCATTCAACACGATCTGGCAGAGGGGATTGCCACAGCCAGCTCTCTGGGCGCGGATATTGTGAAGGTCGGAATGGACCTCATCCGTCCGCGACCGGTAGCAGCCAGTCGATTCCATCCCGAAGTTATGGCTCAAATCAAATTCGTTGCCGCCCAGTTGAAGCAAATCGCTCCCGCCGCTGAGACCGCCGGCATCAAAATCGCAGTGGAAAATCATTGCGACACTTTTTCTGAAGAAATCCTCTGGCTGTTGGACCGGGTCGACCACCCGCGGGTCGGCGCCTGCATTGATACGGTCAATGCCTTGATGGTCATGGAAGATCCGATGGTGGCCATTGAAAACCTGGCGCCGCGCGCCTTTACGAATCATTTTCGGGATGACCGCATCGAATTTAAACGGTACGGATTCAAACTTACAGGCACTGCCGTCGGAGAGGGCGACATTGATATCCAACGCGCCTATGACATCATTAAAACCCAATCTGCCATGAATCGCATTAATATTGAAACCGAGATGGACATCCCGCTGGATGATATGGAAACGGCCTTGAGAATGGAAAAAGAGACCATCGAACGCAGCATTACCTATTGCCGGGAGGTTTTGGGCATAACAAAAAACAGCAAGCATTAAGGACAATTGCCATGCAAGATAATGTCGCGATTTCAAATGCAATGACGATTAAACTGGAGGATGTGTTTGCTGAACTGCCGGAGATGCCGCCATTTGTGGAGGGGATCCGCCGCGCACCGGCCCGCCAATTTACACTCAGCCCCAAAGATACCCGGCTGGCACTAAGAAATGCCCTGCGCTACATCCCACCAAAATGGCATCAACAGCTGGCACCTGAGTTTCTAGAGGAACTGTTGACCCGGGGCCGAATTTACGGATATCGATTTCGCCCGCTGGGCCATATTAAAGGCCGGCCAATAGATGATTACCGCAGCAGCTGTATCGAAGGCCGGGCGTTTCAGGTGATGATTGACAACAACCTGGATTTTGATGTCGCCCTATACCCCTATGAGCTGGTGACTTACGGTGAAACCGGTCAGGTCTGCCAGAACTGGATGCAGTATCATCTGATCAAAAAATACCTTGAAACCCTCAACCAGGAACAAACCCTGGTGATGGATTCAGGCCACCCGCTGGGGTTGTTCGCTTCTTCGCCGCAGGCACCGCGGGTAATCATCACCAACGGTCTGATGGTGGGCTGTTTTGATGATGCCCAAAACTGGAACCGTGCAGCAGCCTTGGGCGTCTCCAACTACGGACAGATGACTGCCGGTGGCTGGATGTACATCGGTCCCCAGGGAATCGTGCATGGTACTTACAGCACCATCTTGAATGCCGGTCGTGACAAACTCGGCATCCCGGCCGATCAGGATTTGAGCGGGCGTTTATTTGTCACATCCGGCCTTGGGGGTATGAGCGGCGCCCAGGGCAAATCCATCGAAATTGCCAACGGCGTGGGGATTATCGCCGAGGTCGATTATTCCCGGATTGAAACCCGTCTGGAACAAGGCTGGGTCAACCGCGTAACGGAAGATCCGGCCGAAGCGTTCAAGGTGGCAGCCAAATGTCAGCAGCAGAAAAAGAGCATGGCGATTGCTTTTTACGGCAACGTGGTCGACCTGCTCGAATATGCTGTCAACCACAATATCAAAATCGACCTGCTGTCGGATCAAACCTCCTGCCATGCAGTTTATGAGGGCGGCTATTGCCCTCAAGGGATTTCCTTTGAGGAGCGCACCGAGCTGCTGCGCTCCGGCCATGCCGGATTCAAAGAAATGGTTGACGCCACGCTGCGACGCCATTATGAGCTGATCAAAACTCTTGCCGATCGCGGCACTTATTTCTTTGATTACGGCAACAGTTTTCTCAAAGCGGTCTTTGATGCCGGCGTCCAGGAGATCTGTCAAAACGGCAAAGATCCCATCGACGGGTTTGTCTTCCAATCCTATGTCGAAGACATCATGGGACCGATCCTGTTTGACTACGGCTATGGCCCCTTTCGCTGGGTTTGCTTGAGCGGCACAGATGAGGATCTGGCCAAAACAGATCGGGCTGCCATGGAATGTATCGATCCCGAACGGCGCTTTCAAGATCGGGATAACTATATCTGGATTCGCGATGCTGAAAAAAACAAGCTGGTTGTGGGAACCAAAGCACGTATCCTGTACCAGGACGCCATGGGGCGCATGAACATCGCATTGAAATTCAACGAGATGGTCCGCATGGGTCAGATTGGACCGGTGATGCTGGGCCGTGATCACCACGATACCGGCGGCACCGATTCGCCTTTCCGGGAAACCGCCAACATCAAAGACGGCAGTAATATCACCGCGGATATGGCGATTCACTGCTATGCCGGCAATGCCGCCCGGGGTATGAGTCTGGTGGCTCTGCACAACGGCGGTGGCGTAGGCATCGGCAATGCCATCAACGGCGGATTCGGTCTGGTTTTAGATGGCAGTGAACGCATCGATGGTGTCATCCGCCGTGCGATCCCCTGGGACGTGATGGGCGGTGTTGCCCGCCGCGCGTGGGCCCGCAATCTAAATTCTATTGAGACCAGCATTCAGTATAACAAAGTGCGTGCAGGCACCGACCATATTACGATCCCCTACATCGCCGATGACAAAATGGTAGCCGACCTGGTAACCCAGGCATTTGATGATTTAGAAAAATAAATCACCGCAGAGACGCAGAGTTCGCAAAGTTTTTTCTATTTTCCTTTCTGGTGAGAGGCCAGAAAGGAAAAAACAACATCCCTGCGGGATTCATATTTAAACACCTTAAAAAATATGATCTAATTTCTTAAAATTCACGTATTGTATTTACCGCGAAGCGGCTGAGGGTTTTTGATTTGCCGGCATCTCAGCGGCAAATCAAAAGAGATGATCTCTCCGCGAACTCTGCGTCTCTGCGGTGAAAATAATACAAATCAGGAGAAAGAGATGGCTGGTATGAAAAAAATCATCGAGTGTGTGCCCAATTTCAGCGAAGGCCGCAATCAACAAAATATTGAAAAAATTGTGGGATCCTTTCGCGGACAAAAGGGTGTCAAGCTTCTCGACTATCAAACTGACGAAGATCACAACCGGATGGTCGTTACCGTTGTCGGAGAACCGCAGGCCCTGAAAACGGCTGTCATCGAAGCCATGGGCAGCGCCATCGAAGCCATCGATATGAACACCCACCAGGGCCAGCACCCGCGCATGGGAGCCATCGATGTGGTGCCATTTATCCCGATTAAAAACGTCAGCATGAAAGAAGCGATCTCATTTTCCAAGGAAGTCGCTCAAGAAGGGGCTAAAAAATTTGAACTTCCTGTTTTTCTGTACGAACGCTCGGCCAGCCGACTGGAAAGAGAAAATCTGGCCAACATCCGCAAAGGCCAGTTTGAAGGCATGGCTGATAAGATCAAACAGCCGGAATGGAAACCGGACTTCGGCCCTGTAATGCTTCACCCCACTGCCGGTGCAACGGCCATCGGCGCGCGTATGCCGCTGGTGGCCTATAATGTCAACTTGGACAGCGACAACATCGATATTGCCAATGACATCGCCAGAAAGGTCAGGCACATCAGCGGCGGGCTTAAATACTGCAAAGGCATCGGCATTGAATTAAAAGACCGGGGAGTGGTGCAGGTATCCATGAATCTGACCGATTATACCCAGACCGCTCTTTATAGGGCCTTTGAGCTGATCAAAGTTGAAGCTCGCCGCTACGGGGTCAACGTGATCGGCAGTGAAATCGTCGGCCTGGTTCCCATGGAAGCGCTGATGGACACCGCCGCCTTTTATCTGGGGCTCGAAGGCTTTTCCATGGAGCAGGTGCTAGAAGCCCGTATTTGGGAATGATGTTAGTAATTGACCGATTGATTTTTATATTCACCGCAAAGACGCAGAGGGCGCAAAGGGTATTTTCTTATTTCTTTTCGGTGAGAGGCCGAAAAGAAATAAACCTCAGGCCCTGCGGGCAATTTTAAGCAATAAGATTCACACGGCAAACAATTGCAGCTATTCTATAATTTAACATAGAAAAAGCAGATTCAAACCTTTTCATTTGCCGGCGTCTCAGCGGCAAATGAAAAAATTTAATTCTCTGCGAACTCTGCGTCTTTGCGGTGAAAGAAACGGACAAACAATGAACGGAAATATAATCATAAAAAATGCGGCTGAGCTGGTGACCTGCAGCGGGTTTGCTGCCAAAAAGGGCCCCGAAATGGCCGACCTAAAAATCATCAACAATGGGGCTGTGATGATTAAAGACGGTGTCATTGAGGCTGTCGGCCATAGCCGAGAAATTGATCGGCAGT
The nucleotide sequence above comes from Desulfobacterales bacterium. Encoded proteins:
- a CDS encoding urocanate hydratase, coding for MQDNVAISNAMTIKLEDVFAELPEMPPFVEGIRRAPARQFTLSPKDTRLALRNALRYIPPKWHQQLAPEFLEELLTRGRIYGYRFRPLGHIKGRPIDDYRSSCIEGRAFQVMIDNNLDFDVALYPYELVTYGETGQVCQNWMQYHLIKKYLETLNQEQTLVMDSGHPLGLFASSPQAPRVIITNGLMVGCFDDAQNWNRAAALGVSNYGQMTAGGWMYIGPQGIVHGTYSTILNAGRDKLGIPADQDLSGRLFVTSGLGGMSGAQGKSIEIANGVGIIAEVDYSRIETRLEQGWVNRVTEDPAEAFKVAAKCQQQKKSMAIAFYGNVVDLLEYAVNHNIKIDLLSDQTSCHAVYEGGYCPQGISFEERTELLRSGHAGFKEMVDATLRRHYELIKTLADRGTYFFDYGNSFLKAVFDAGVQEICQNGKDPIDGFVFQSYVEDIMGPILFDYGYGPFRWVCLSGTDEDLAKTDRAAMECIDPERRFQDRDNYIWIRDAEKNKLVVGTKARILYQDAMGRMNIALKFNEMVRMGQIGPVMLGRDHHDTGGTDSPFRETANIKDGSNITADMAIHCYAGNAARGMSLVALHNGGGVGIGNAINGGFGLVLDGSERIDGVIRRAIPWDVMGGVARRAWARNLNSIETSIQYNKVRAGTDHITIPYIADDKMVADLVTQAFDDLEK
- the ftcD gene encoding glutamate formimidoyltransferase, with product MAGMKKIIECVPNFSEGRNQQNIEKIVGSFRGQKGVKLLDYQTDEDHNRMVVTVVGEPQALKTAVIEAMGSAIEAIDMNTHQGQHPRMGAIDVVPFIPIKNVSMKEAISFSKEVAQEGAKKFELPVFLYERSASRLERENLANIRKGQFEGMADKIKQPEWKPDFGPVMLHPTAGATAIGARMPLVAYNVNLDSDNIDIANDIARKVRHISGGLKYCKGIGIELKDRGVVQVSMNLTDYTQTALYRAFELIKVEARRYGVNVIGSEIVGLVPMEALMDTAAFYLGLEGFSMEQVLEARIWE